A single window of Xylocopilactobacillus apicola DNA harbors:
- a CDS encoding helix-turn-helix domain-containing protein has product MKFSKRLQMQRTKLNLTQAEVAKKLHVTQQTVSGWENGRSYPDIDCLLELSDLYQVSLDTLLKEDIGMKEDIKKKEVINGIKPVITILVVVNAILAVVTMIFEINNQNPGMADVLLDSVVAINELVSFYLINFMNHKLRDQVPKKFDHLIWPVLLGAWILTAGLFFSPLPHVVTVVLGLALLVVTLFFCFK; this is encoded by the coding sequence ATGAAATTTTCTAAACGACTGCAAATGCAAAGAACAAAATTAAATTTAACTCAAGCAGAGGTCGCCAAAAAACTGCACGTAACCCAACAAACAGTTTCTGGTTGGGAAAATGGGCGCAGTTATCCAGATATTGACTGCTTGCTTGAGTTAAGTGATTTATATCAAGTCTCTCTTGACACTTTACTTAAGGAGGACATTGGAATGAAAGAAGATATCAAAAAGAAAGAGGTCATTAACGGAATTAAGCCAGTTATTACGATTTTGGTGGTTGTAAATGCAATTTTAGCGGTGGTAACAATGATTTTTGAAATCAATAACCAAAATCCTGGAATGGCTGATGTGCTGCTTGATTCAGTTGTGGCTATTAACGAGCTCGTTTCATTTTATTTAATCAACTTTATGAATCATAAACTACGTGATCAAGTCCCCAAAAAATTTGATCATTTAATTTGGCCAGTTTTATTAGGCGCTTGGATTTTAACAGCCGGATTATTTTTTAGCCCCCTTCCCCATGTAGTGACTGTTGTTTTGGGGCTTGCCTTACTAGTTGTAACTTTGTTTTTCTGCTTTAAATAG
- a CDS encoding helix-turn-helix domain-containing protein, with protein MKFSERLKDQRRDLALTQKEVAQELHVTQQTISSWENGRSYPDLDSLIKLSDLYQISLDILLKEDVGMKEEIRKQEVLKNIKPAIISLNVLNMVIVVIMFILMSFEQIDKGRLGLAGFGVFGMSARFTNCSRNRCRSFGPFESAVLFKTLVRTKNFGMISTDI; from the coding sequence ATGAAATTTTCTGAGCGTTTAAAGGATCAAAGGAGAGATCTTGCTTTAACACAAAAAGAAGTTGCTCAAGAACTTCATGTGACCCAACAAACGATCTCTAGTTGGGAGAATGGGCGGAGCTATCCGGATCTTGATAGTTTAATAAAGTTAAGTGATCTCTACCAGATTTCCCTCGATATTTTACTCAAGGAGGATGTTGGGATGAAAGAAGAAATTAGAAAACAAGAGGTGTTGAAAAATATCAAGCCAGCTATCATCAGTTTGAATGTACTTAATATGGTAATTGTGGTAATTATGTTTATCTTGATGAGCTTTGAGCAGATTGATAAAGGTCGCCTTGGACTGGCCGGGTTTGGCGTTTTTGGTATGTCTGCCCGTTTCACCAATTGTAGTCGGAATCGGTGCCGCAGTTTTGGCCCTTTTGAGTCTGCTGTTTTATTTAAAACGCTGGTAAGAACAAAGAACTTTGGTATGATAAGTACAGATATATGA
- a CDS encoding threonine/serine exporter family protein translates to MKQLLINVILSYLGSLSFAIIINVPHRLLNAAGITGIFGWLVYLACRDLHLGIFMSNLMGAMIIGMVSYVFARYKKVPILNFNVPGLICLAPGALTYEGVHDTVFKGVSQGLDIVVRVMIVILALAVGTMLSQLIDEALKRIWQKIWT, encoded by the coding sequence ATGAAGCAACTTTTAATTAATGTGATTTTGAGTTATTTGGGAAGTTTGAGTTTTGCCATTATCATTAATGTTCCGCATCGACTTTTGAACGCTGCCGGGATTACGGGAATTTTTGGTTGGCTCGTATATTTAGCTTGTCGGGATCTTCATCTAGGTATTTTTATGTCCAATTTGATGGGAGCAATGATTATCGGGATGGTTAGCTATGTTTTTGCGCGCTATAAAAAAGTTCCGATTCTTAATTTTAACGTTCCTGGCTTGATTTGCTTAGCACCAGGTGCGCTAACCTACGAAGGAGTTCATGATACGGTCTTTAAAGGTGTTAGCCAAGGGCTCGATATTGTGGTCAGAGTCATGATTGTAATATTAGCTTTGGCAGTCGGCACAATGTTAAGCCAGTTGATTGATGAAGCATTAAAAAGAATTTGGCAAAAAATCTGGACTTGA
- a CDS encoding helix-turn-helix domain-containing protein, translating to MKFSERLKTQRNKLNLTQKEVANELYVTQQTISSWENGRSYPDLETLIKLSDLYQISLDVLVKENVQLQADIKKIQVLKEIRPVIWILMLINLTLIVINLGFLKDQKVSLTELGLILIMALNSFTLVYLNNFVQLKLLDRPRKNFRSYVWWLLLGLWLLAVIWSILMPSFLNGFFLGFLAILTFWLLLSL from the coding sequence ATGAAATTTTCTGAACGTTTAAAAACGCAGCGGAACAAATTGAATTTAACCCAAAAAGAAGTTGCTAACGAGCTTTACGTAACGCAGCAGACCATTTCAAGTTGGGAAAATGGGCGCAGTTATCCGGATCTTGAGACTTTAATTAAACTTAGCGATTTGTATCAAATTTCTTTGGATGTTTTAGTAAAGGAAAACGTTCAGCTCCAAGCAGATATCAAGAAAATTCAAGTTTTAAAGGAAATTAGACCAGTAATTTGGATCTTAATGTTGATTAATTTAACGTTGATCGTGATTAATCTCGGATTTCTTAAAGATCAGAAGGTCTCTTTAACTGAGCTGGGTTTAATTTTGATTATGGCGCTTAACAGCTTTACTTTAGTTTATTTGAACAATTTTGTTCAGCTGAAATTATTAGATCGACCACGTAAGAATTTTCGTAGTTATGTTTGGTGGCTGCTTCTAGGACTTTGGCTGTTAGCGGTGATCTGGAGCATTTTGATGCCATCATTTCTCAATGGATTCTTTCTGGGATTCCTGGCAATTTTGACTTTTTGGTTGTTGCTGAGCCTTTAA
- a CDS encoding ABC transporter ATP-binding protein produces the protein MLKIENISKSFGEVQALSSESFEVQEGEIFGLIGQNGAGKTTTFRIILGLMKPDQGFITFNNQKVDDEVLNQIGYLPEERGLFPKMKIEDQVVYLAELKGQSRTITKEKIDEYFEKFEIKGKKTDKLKSLSKGNQQKVQLMVTLIHDPKYIIFDEPFSGLDPVNAQIFRDAILEEKKKGKCIIFSSHNMDNVDELSDQLIMLKNGKVILDGTVKDVRNSYGRIKVFLESQLSAEDLEQIAGIKELKEKDGRFEITLNDPAVGKEILTKAQAKGNFQEFSQQPLSLDEIFKIKAREN, from the coding sequence ATGTTAAAAATAGAAAACATCAGTAAATCTTTTGGCGAAGTACAAGCGTTAAGCTCTGAATCTTTTGAGGTTCAAGAAGGCGAAATCTTTGGTTTAATTGGTCAAAATGGGGCTGGTAAAACGACGACGTTTCGGATTATTTTGGGTCTGATGAAACCTGATCAAGGTTTCATCACTTTCAATAATCAAAAAGTAGATGATGAAGTTTTAAATCAAATTGGTTATTTACCAGAGGAAAGAGGACTTTTTCCTAAAATGAAGATTGAGGATCAAGTCGTCTATTTAGCTGAACTTAAAGGTCAATCGCGGACAATAACGAAAGAAAAGATTGACGAGTATTTTGAGAAATTTGAGATTAAGGGCAAGAAAACTGACAAACTGAAATCTCTTTCCAAAGGTAATCAGCAGAAAGTCCAGTTAATGGTTACCTTGATTCATGATCCCAAGTACATTATTTTTGATGAACCATTTTCGGGGCTTGATCCGGTGAATGCTCAGATTTTTCGGGATGCAATTTTAGAAGAGAAGAAAAAAGGTAAGTGCATCATTTTTTCAAGCCACAACATGGACAACGTCGATGAGCTAAGTGATCAGTTGATCATGCTAAAAAATGGGAAAGTGATTCTTGACGGAACTGTCAAAGATGTGCGTAATAGCTACGGAAGAATTAAAGTGTTTTTGGAATCTCAGTTGTCAGCTGAAGATTTGGAGCAAATTGCCGGAATTAAAGAACTAAAAGAAAAAGATGGCAGGTTTGAAATTACCTTAAATGATCCAGCGGTTGGCAAGGAGATTTTGACCAAAGCGCAAGCTAAAGGTAACTTCCAAGAATTCTCGCAGCAGCCGCTATCATTGGATGAGATCTTTAAAATCAAAGCGAGGGAAAATTAA
- the lepB gene encoding signal peptidase I yields the protein MDSKTNRSFTNFFQTMILFGVVLIISQLLLTYIVGNDVVNGPSMEPTLYNGQRLLSAKMFKPKRNDIVVLKAPDRPGDLYIKRVIGMPGDTVESKNDQLYINGKRVDQPYLSKEKEEKGLEQFNNVSGQNQSQYTIDFTLENLLHEKRVPEGEYLVMGDNRPVSHDGRSFGFVKRSSLIGKVFVRYWPINKFRLY from the coding sequence ATGGATTCAAAGACTAATAGAAGCTTTACTAATTTTTTTCAAACAATGATTCTTTTCGGAGTGGTGCTGATTATTTCACAGCTTTTACTAACATATATCGTCGGTAATGACGTGGTCAACGGCCCTTCGATGGAGCCGACTCTTTACAATGGTCAAAGATTGCTTTCTGCCAAAATGTTTAAACCCAAAAGAAATGATATTGTGGTTTTAAAAGCCCCCGACCGGCCAGGCGATCTTTATATTAAACGAGTGATTGGCATGCCCGGTGATACAGTTGAATCTAAAAACGATCAGCTTTATATTAACGGTAAGCGCGTCGATCAGCCATATTTAAGTAAAGAAAAAGAAGAAAAAGGGCTTGAGCAGTTCAATAATGTTTCAGGGCAAAATCAATCCCAGTATACAATTGACTTTACCCTTGAAAATCTTTTGCATGAAAAACGAGTTCCTGAAGGAGAGTACCTCGTGATGGGAGATAATCGGCCAGTCTCCCACGATGGAAGATCGTTTGGTTTTGTCAAACGCAGTTCCTTAATCGGAAAAGTTTTTGTTCGTTATTGGCCTATAAATAAATTCAGGTTATATTAA
- a CDS encoding helix-turn-helix domain-containing protein: MIFEKLFLEKPELTRLKLYRNVLSMPKKVFKANELATVHKTTYQQTYNNLQGLAKDLQDFYGQSAETFFDGTDVFQESFKMPLSDYRRKMVTRTLPYNFIDAVFKNNFENLNDFLTEQLVSRSTLSRRTSTLHDYMRRFGIGLSYIDMVFLGDERKIREFLFIFYYSLSQGGVWPFENVSFEQARSLLQVINNNCFHYLYRNRVDEYQCIFRLAIAMERIEQGYTLSRNSRLDLLVKNNRFFNVEKSKQFGLFQLSSTYSFNEIEELFFAFNHSISPFTKANVNDHNLVEVFSENDTFLWDFVINYLEFLANSYSEQLSQEVLQDPVLLANLIRIFYSYFVFAGSFPTMADLFESESNLTGYNQLIDITKDFILKNAAQYQMPDIITNSRLISNDIYQLLLPVIGKVVSGDAIQVKLYLEEDIVASRDLTTFLSDLKGIHVLSKADPVDLADIVVTPLGSLGNLPNVVIPENVKMIYWNSEDNEDEFYRIYRQIRSVHIERKATNQKTDQEDSSASGSDQVLA, from the coding sequence ATGATTTTTGAAAAACTTTTCTTGGAAAAACCTGAATTGACCCGGTTAAAGCTTTACCGGAACGTCTTGTCGATGCCCAAAAAAGTATTTAAAGCAAATGAGCTTGCAACGGTACATAAAACAACTTACCAGCAGACTTATAATAATTTACAGGGCTTAGCTAAGGATTTGCAGGATTTTTACGGTCAAAGCGCTGAGACTTTTTTTGATGGAACCGATGTATTTCAAGAAAGTTTTAAAATGCCTCTAAGTGATTATCGGCGAAAGATGGTTACGCGGACGCTTCCTTATAATTTTATTGATGCGGTTTTCAAAAATAACTTTGAAAATCTCAATGACTTCTTGACAGAACAGTTGGTTTCGCGTTCAACTCTTTCTAGGCGAACCTCCACTTTGCATGATTATATGAGACGTTTTGGCATCGGCTTATCATATATTGATATGGTATTTTTGGGAGACGAAAGAAAAATTAGAGAGTTTCTATTTATTTTCTATTACTCTTTGTCTCAAGGAGGAGTTTGGCCTTTTGAGAATGTTTCATTTGAGCAGGCCAGATCATTGCTACAAGTGATTAATAACAATTGTTTTCATTATTTGTATCGTAATCGGGTTGATGAGTATCAGTGTATCTTCCGGTTGGCGATCGCAATGGAGAGAATTGAGCAGGGCTATACACTTTCACGTAACAGCCGCCTTGATTTGTTAGTGAAAAATAATAGGTTCTTTAATGTTGAAAAATCAAAGCAATTCGGTCTTTTTCAGCTTTCATCCACGTACTCCTTCAACGAAATCGAAGAATTGTTTTTTGCTTTTAATCATTCAATTTCGCCATTTACTAAAGCTAACGTCAACGACCATAACTTGGTCGAAGTATTTAGTGAAAACGACACATTTTTGTGGGATTTCGTAATCAATTATTTAGAGTTCTTGGCTAATTCGTATTCAGAACAATTGTCACAGGAAGTTTTGCAAGATCCAGTATTACTTGCTAATTTAATTAGAATTTTTTACTCGTATTTTGTTTTTGCGGGCAGTTTCCCGACAATGGCAGATTTATTTGAATCTGAAAGTAATTTGACTGGCTATAATCAACTGATCGATATAACAAAGGATTTTATTTTAAAAAATGCTGCGCAGTACCAAATGCCCGACATAATTACTAATAGCCGCTTAATCAGTAACGATATTTATCAACTGTTGTTACCAGTAATTGGGAAAGTTGTTTCTGGTGATGCAATTCAAGTGAAACTTTATTTGGAAGAAGATATCGTTGCGAGTCGAGACTTAACAACATTTCTGTCTGATTTAAAAGGAATTCATGTTTTAAGTAAGGCAGATCCTGTCGATCTGGCTGATATTGTTGTAACTCCGTTGGGTAGCTTAGGAAATCTTCCCAATGTTGTGATTCCTGAAAATGTGAAAATGATTTATTGGAACAGTGAAGATAATGAAGATGAATTTTATCGAATTTATCGCCAAATTCGTTCGGTCCACATAGAACGAAAAGCTACCAATCAAAAAACTGACCAGGAAGATTCTTCTGCTTCTGGCAGTGATCAAGTCTTGGCATAG
- the deoD gene encoding purine-nucleoside phosphorylase, producing MTTHIGANKGDIAETVLLPGDPYRAKYVAENYLTEVTLYNEVRGALGYTGTYKGKKVSVQATGMGIPSISIYVNELIQGFNAKKLIRIGTAGSISRDLGVNELLLAEGAGTTAALREQYFANKVTFIPPASFNLLHQAYESAKKEGIKAKVGSVLSEDRFYDDSDEIHELVASYGITAVEMETAVLYTLAAKYHVEALGIMTISNSLVTGEELSAKERERNLDQMIKLALATAAE from the coding sequence ATGACAACACACATTGGAGCTAACAAAGGCGACATCGCCGAAACCGTCCTTTTGCCAGGAGATCCTTACCGCGCAAAGTACGTAGCAGAGAATTATTTAACTGAAGTGACCCTTTACAATGAGGTCCGGGGAGCTTTAGGTTATACCGGAACGTATAAAGGCAAGAAGGTTTCAGTCCAAGCAACTGGCATGGGAATTCCTTCTATTAGCATTTATGTCAACGAATTAATTCAAGGTTTTAACGCCAAAAAATTAATTAGGATTGGCACTGCTGGCAGTATTTCACGTGATCTTGGCGTTAATGAACTTTTACTTGCTGAAGGTGCAGGCACGACGGCTGCATTACGCGAACAGTATTTTGCTAATAAAGTTACCTTCATTCCGCCAGCGAGCTTTAACTTGCTTCACCAAGCATACGAAAGCGCAAAAAAAGAAGGAATCAAAGCCAAAGTCGGCTCCGTTTTAAGCGAAGATCGCTTTTATGACGATAGCGATGAAATTCACGAACTTGTCGCTTCATATGGCATCACGGCGGTAGAGATGGAAACTGCGGTTCTTTATACTCTTGCTGCAAAGTATCACGTTGAAGCGCTTGGAATCATGACGATTAGTAATTCACTTGTTACCGGCGAAGAACTTAGTGCCAAGGAGCGCGAACGAAATCTTGATCAAATGATCAAGCTTGCTTTAGCAACTGCTGCTGAATAG
- a CDS encoding ABC transporter permease has product MSKLKVVLKNVLIQNLKSPIFIFMLFFPIIIGAVGTIIGRSNSGSAKIAVISSDKALAKTFSNFNSDDTKYLTKYDDQKTAKKALIDQDIDGYLVLKESKGEIAATLYKTNQSSKIYEQDIELAVNQIGLNVKAQQMNLPPATLKKIVEPTEFKQHTSMVSNHKLVTQDQSKMITKMLAVMAVTFIFFFLLIIYMTQMATNIGREKGERVMEIILSSTSAKTQFLGEVGGVFLTMVVQVLIYLAMILGFVKYFQVTKSFDGFLRNLNWGLLFSPEMIYTLIFGIMGVFLYLVVAAMLGALVSNIEQVNQSIIPLMVPAMIAYILVFASIGGGMNGLVKVCAFIPFISQTLMPSLLVLGKVTWLEALTSMLIYLVVTILMSFISIKLYRSNVLVYSQKGVWDSFKSSLSLRKKAKMG; this is encoded by the coding sequence ATGAGCAAATTAAAGGTCGTTTTAAAAAATGTTTTGATTCAAAATTTGAAGTCACCAATCTTTATTTTTATGTTATTCTTTCCGATTATAATTGGGGCAGTCGGGACTATAATTGGTAGATCCAATTCCGGTTCGGCTAAAATTGCCGTTATTTCATCTGATAAGGCATTAGCTAAAACTTTTTCAAATTTCAATTCTGATGACACAAAATATCTGACGAAATACGATGATCAAAAGACTGCCAAAAAAGCGCTGATTGATCAGGATATTGATGGCTATTTAGTGCTAAAAGAAAGTAAGGGAGAAATTGCAGCCACTTTATACAAGACCAACCAAAGTTCGAAGATTTATGAACAAGATATTGAGTTAGCAGTTAATCAGATTGGCTTAAACGTGAAAGCACAACAAATGAATTTACCACCGGCAACACTAAAGAAGATTGTGGAGCCAACGGAATTTAAACAACATACCAGTATGGTTAGTAATCACAAATTGGTAACGCAAGATCAAAGCAAAATGATAACAAAAATGCTTGCCGTAATGGCAGTCACGTTTATTTTCTTCTTCCTTTTGATTATTTATATGACTCAAATGGCAACGAATATTGGACGCGAAAAAGGTGAGCGAGTGATGGAAATCATCCTCTCAAGCACTAGTGCTAAAACTCAATTTTTAGGCGAAGTTGGCGGCGTATTTCTGACCATGGTGGTCCAAGTCTTAATTTATTTGGCAATGATCTTAGGATTTGTGAAGTATTTCCAAGTGACTAAAAGCTTCGATGGTTTCTTAAGAAATCTAAATTGGGGACTACTCTTTAGTCCCGAAATGATTTATACATTAATTTTTGGAATCATGGGCGTCTTTCTTTATTTAGTTGTGGCAGCGATGCTCGGAGCTCTTGTTTCAAACATTGAACAAGTGAACCAGTCGATCATTCCCTTGATGGTTCCGGCAATGATTGCTTATATTTTAGTTTTCGCTTCGATCGGCGGCGGGATGAACGGACTTGTTAAAGTTTGTGCCTTCATTCCGTTTATTTCTCAAACTTTGATGCCGTCGCTTCTGGTATTAGGCAAAGTTACGTGGCTCGAAGCACTAACATCGATGTTAATTTATTTGGTGGTAACGATCTTGATGTCGTTTATCTCCATTAAACTCTATCGATCAAACGTTTTGGTTTATTCACAAAAGGGTGTTTGGGATTCATTTAAATCATCGCTTTCCCTCAGAAAAAAAGCTAAAATGGGTTAA
- a CDS encoding IS110 family transposase, translating into MRTVFGIDISSKTSNVAISVDQNVVNQYKFDNDQIGFDRLLNDLNSVKEPEIVFEATGVYSRSLQKLLQDHGYQYTCLNPLVAKKQLDSLRPRKTDATDAFNLAQTQFQLNRKPSYQQDPVYDQLKDLSRFYQEISTDLVRAKTRLHRALQMTFPSVERILSTPNGTLYWNLVKRYPLSTMVPTGDPEELAPVVLNSTNKNMSQARALKIAAKLQDLAQACHPAVSSNSSMIKQVRYLADEALRLQDLKHDLIQEMIELAQDLPEYEILLSIPGIGEVTAVLLIAEIGDIRRFTSANKVNAYIGIDLRHYESGNYEAADHISKRGNPYGRKILYQMVMNIVSSTSSKTSKQMHVADYYRNKKQSAPSHSTKKIAIASMHRLLRTMYILIIKNQKYSYHPTTKRQ; encoded by the coding sequence ATGAGAACTGTTTTCGGAATTGATATCAGCAGCAAGACTTCAAATGTTGCCATATCCGTTGATCAAAATGTCGTGAACCAATATAAATTTGACAATGATCAGATCGGTTTTGATCGCCTTTTAAATGATCTTAACTCGGTTAAAGAACCAGAGATCGTCTTTGAAGCCACTGGGGTCTACTCCCGCAGTTTACAAAAGTTACTGCAAGATCACGGGTATCAATATACTTGCCTTAATCCCTTAGTTGCCAAGAAACAGTTAGACAGTCTGCGTCCTCGTAAAACTGACGCTACTGATGCTTTTAATTTGGCTCAAACTCAGTTTCAACTAAATCGTAAACCTAGTTATCAGCAAGATCCCGTTTATGATCAATTAAAAGATTTGAGTCGTTTCTACCAGGAAATCAGTACAGATCTAGTTCGAGCGAAGACGAGGCTTCATCGAGCACTCCAAATGACTTTTCCAAGTGTTGAGAGAATTCTCAGCACGCCTAATGGCACACTCTATTGGAACTTAGTTAAGAGATATCCTCTGAGTACGATGGTTCCCACTGGAGATCCTGAAGAACTAGCACCAGTGGTGCTTAATTCTACCAATAAGAATATGTCACAAGCCAGGGCACTAAAGATTGCAGCTAAACTACAAGATTTAGCCCAAGCCTGTCATCCAGCTGTCAGCAGTAATTCAAGCATGATCAAGCAGGTTCGTTACTTGGCTGACGAGGCACTCAGACTTCAAGATTTAAAGCATGACTTAATTCAAGAAATGATTGAACTGGCTCAAGACCTCCCTGAATATGAGATCTTACTTAGTATTCCAGGCATTGGCGAAGTAACCGCCGTTCTTTTAATTGCCGAAATCGGTGACATTAGACGTTTTACTTCAGCTAATAAAGTGAATGCTTATATTGGAATTGATCTGAGACATTATGAGTCGGGAAATTACGAAGCAGCCGATCACATCAGTAAACGGGGGAATCCTTATGGGCGCAAAATTCTTTATCAGATGGTGATGAATATTGTCTCTTCAACCAGCAGTAAAACTTCTAAGCAGATGCATGTTGCAGATTATTACCGAAACAAAAAGCAATCAGCCCCGTCTCATTCGACGAAGAAGATTGCCATTGCTTCGATGCACCGCCTGCTTAGAACGATGTACATCCTGATCATTAAAAATCAGAAATATTCTTATCATCCGACGACAAAGCGCCAATAG
- a CDS encoding threonine/serine exporter family protein: MQSDLNYDYISQVLLKVGRIMIENGAETTRAEDTMKRIARQAGVSDLEVFSTLTGIVIGINKVDKTAVIQIYSRATNMERIVAINDLSRKFTAGKITFDELACGVNRVEKHVPDFSWWLKGIAAFMISGGLMILFSPETANWDDFIPAGVIGMLGYLTSTFLHRFYKMQFISDFVASFLIGLLAFIALKLNLVVSFNGVIIGAIMPLVPGIIIMNALRDMLAGHLLSGLVRFIEAVLTFIFIGAGLGLVLRFFR, encoded by the coding sequence ATGCAGTCAGATCTTAATTACGATTATATTTCACAAGTTCTCTTAAAAGTTGGGAGAATTATGATCGAAAACGGTGCTGAAACTACGCGGGCTGAAGATACAATGAAAAGGATAGCGAGACAAGCAGGGGTTTCAGATTTAGAAGTATTTTCAACTTTAACGGGAATTGTGATTGGGATTAATAAAGTTGATAAAACGGCAGTAATTCAAATTTATTCACGAGCAACCAATATGGAACGAATAGTTGCAATAAATGATCTATCTCGCAAATTTACAGCTGGTAAAATAACGTTCGATGAACTAGCTTGTGGTGTAAATAGAGTTGAGAAACATGTTCCAGATTTTTCTTGGTGGCTTAAAGGAATTGCTGCTTTTATGATCAGCGGTGGTTTAATGATCCTTTTTTCCCCTGAAACTGCTAATTGGGATGATTTTATTCCAGCTGGAGTCATTGGCATGCTAGGATATCTGACCTCAACATTTCTGCACCGATTTTATAAAATGCAGTTCATTAGCGATTTTGTGGCATCGTTTTTGATTGGCCTTTTAGCTTTTATTGCTTTAAAATTGAACTTAGTAGTGAGTTTTAACGGCGTGATCATCGGGGCAATTATGCCATTGGTGCCTGGAATTATTATTATGAATGCTTTAAGAGATATGTTGGCGGGTCATTTGCTTTCAGGACTTGTCAGATTTATTGAAGCAGTGTTGACATTTATATTTATTGGGGCTGGTTTGGGGCTCGTTTTGAGGTTTTTCCGCTAA